In Cucurbita pepo subsp. pepo cultivar mu-cu-16 unplaced genomic scaffold, ASM280686v2 Cp4.1_scaffold000688, whole genome shotgun sequence, the following are encoded in one genomic region:
- the LOC111785733 gene encoding G-type lectin S-receptor-like serine/threonine-protein kinase At1g34300 produces the protein MSLLLALSALFLLFFTSPAASQSPPNPRNFSAFSISQSPWRPTQNLLLLSPNSLFAAGFRQLPKNSNLFLFSVWYFNISTDAVVWSANRLSPVNRSASLTISASGQLRLDDGSGRNLWPSNAVSVNSNSTQLILRNDGDLIYATWESFQFPTNTILPNQTLNGTTIVSNNGKYAFEKSVNLTFDKLMYWNSGNPFKDFEKNGKINRDNQNAIYPNDYNTTRLRKLVVDDDGNLKIFSFNPIPRRWDVVWQAHVELCQIYGTCGSNSICMSSGSYNSTYCVCAPGFSPDPRGGARRGCRRKLNISKKVKFLPLDFVNFRGGVQQISLQTPNISVCEANCLKNSSCVGYTFTYDGSSQCGLQLDNLSNGLWSPGMKIAAFVKVDNSETDRSNFTGMMYKLQSTCPIRISLRPPPDNTDNTTRNIWIIVTIFIAELISGAVFFCAFLKRFIKYRDMARTLGLESLPAGGPKRFTYDELKTATNDFSNSVGKGGFGEVFKGELPDKRVIAVKCLKNITGGDGDFWSEVTIIARMHHLNLLRLWGFCAEKGQRMLVYEYIPNGSLDKFLFTKPPPSDSTDTEQETVSLDWGIRYRIAIGVARAIAYLHEECLEWVLHRDIKPENILLDNDFCPKLSDFGLSKLRKNDETAVSMSRIRGTPGYVAPELVKLGSHSITPKADVYSFGMVLLEIISGTRNFDTKGLAVESAFWYFPSWAFEKAFVEEKIEEVLDSRIRNQYDSGAHFGIVNRMVQTAMWCLHNQPEMRPPMGKVVKMLEGKLEIPLPEKPSIYFLSEGLEGHKQPMGDVVQSVNSIDRTELDK, from the coding sequence ATGTCTCTCCTTCTCGCCCTCTCTgctcttttccttctcttcttcacATCTCCGGCTGCTTCCCAGTCGCCGCCGAATCCCCGCAATTTCTCCGCCTTCTCAATCTCTCAATCCCCATGGCGTCCAACCCAAAATCTCCTTCTTCTTTCCCCCAATTCCCTTTTCGCCGCCGGCTTCCGGCAACTCCCAAAAAACTCcaatctcttcctcttctctgtTTGGTACTTCAACATCTCGACAGACGCTGTCGTTTGGTCTGCCAATCGTCTTTCTCCTGTCAACCGTTCGGCGTCTCTCACCATCTCCGCTTCAGGCCAGCTCCGTCTTGATGACGGCTCCGGCCGCAATCTCTGGCCTTCAAACGCTGTTTCAGTGAATTCAAATTCGACCCAATTAATCCTTCGCAATGATGGTGATTTGATTTATGCTACATGGGAAAGCTTCCAATTCCCTACCAACACCATTTTGCCCAATCAGACATTGAACGGAACCACCATAGTCTCCAACAACGGCAAATATGCGTTTGAGAAATCCGTGAATTTGACGTTTGATAAATTGATGTACTGGAATTCCGGCAACCCCTTTAAGGATTTTGAAAAGAATGGCAAAATCAACAGAGACAATCAAAACGCGATTTACCCAAATGATTATAACACGACCCGGCTGAGGAAATTGGTTGTCGACGATGACGGGAACCTCAAGATTTTCAGCTTCAACCCGATTCCCCGGCGGTGGGATGTGGTTTGGCAAGCGCACGTAGAGTTGTGTCAGATCTATGGTACTTGTGGCTCAAATTCTATCTGTATGAGTAGTGGCAGTTACAATTCCACCTACTGCGTCTGCGCTCCCGGATTCAGCCCTGATCCTCGTGGCGGAGCACGGCGAGGATGCCGTCGGAAACTCAACATATCGAAGAAAGTTAAGTTTCTTCCGCTcgattttgtaaatttcagaGGTGGGGTTCAACAAATCTCCCTGCAAACCCCAAATATTTCAGTCTGTGAAGCGAATTGCTTGAAGAATTCGAGCTGCGTGGGGTATACATTCACCTACGACGGCAGCTCCCAGTGTGGACTTCAGCTAGACAATTTGTCGAACGGGTTGTGGTCGCCAGGAATGAAGATAGCTGCCTTTGTAAAGGTCGACAATTCGGAAACAGATCGGTCAAATTTCACTGGAATGATGTACAAACTCCAATCGACATGCCCAATCCGCATCAGCCTCCGGCCGCCGCCGGACAACACAGACAACACCACCAGAAACATATGGATAATCGTCACCATATTCATCGCGGAACTAATTTCCGGAGCGGTTTTCTTCTGTGCATTCTTGAAGAGATTTATAAAATACAGAGACATGGCTCGCACGCTTGGTCTAGAATCACTCCCCGCCGGTGGGCCGAAACGGTTCACTTACGACGAGCTGAAAACAGCCACCAACGACTTCTCGAACAGCGTCGGAAAAGGGGGATTTGGCGAAGTCTTCAAAGGGGAGTTGCCGGACAAACGTGTCATCGCCGTTAAGTGCTTGAAGAACATCACTGGCGGCGATGGCGACTTTTGGTCAGAAGTCACCATCATCGCCAGAATGCACCATCTCAATTTGCTTCGATTGTGGGGATTCTGCGCCGAGAAGGGTCAAAGAATGTTAGTCTATGAGTACATCCCCAATGGATCCCTCGACAAATTCCTCTTCACCAAGCCTCCACCGTCCGATTCGACCGATACAGAGCAAGAAACGGTATCTCTCGATTGGGGTATCCGATACCGAATCGCCATTGGAGTCGCCAGAGCAATCGCATACCTACACGAGGAATGTCTCGAATGGGTGCTACACCGAGACATAAAACCCGAAAACATCCTTCTAGACAACGATTTCTGCCCGAAATTATCCGATTTCGGGCTGTCTAAACTGAGGAAAAACGACGAGACGGCGGTGAGTATGTCTCGAATCAGAGGGACGCCCGGTTACGTGGCGCCAGAGCTCGTGAAATTGGGTTCGCATTCGATCACGCCAAAGGCGGATGTGTACAGTTTCGGAATGGTGCTACTCGAGATTATCAGTGGGACCAGAAATTTCGATACGAAAGGATTAGCGGTGGAGAGCGCATTTTGGTACTTCCCGAGTTGGGCGTTCGAGAAAGCGTTCGTGGAAGAGAAAATCGAGGAAGTTTTGGACAGTCGGATTAGGAATCAGTACGACAGTGGAGCCCATTTCGGCATTGTTAATCGTATGGTACAGACAGCGATGTGGTGCCTTCATAACCAGCCCGAGATGAGGCCGCCGATGGGGAAGGTCGTCAAGATGTTGGAAGGGAAGTTGGAGATTCCACTTCCAGAAAAGCCCTCAATTTACTTTCTTTCAGAAGGGCTGGAAGGTCATAAACAGCCTATGGGCGATGTGGTCCAGTCGGTCAATTCAATAGATCGCACCGAacttgataaataa
- the LOC111785735 gene encoding vacuolar iron transporter 1-like, with product MGEAAASLDPEKQRLLIQHHEEKHFMSSEVVRDIIIGVSDGLTVPFALAAGLSGANVTSSIILIAGIAEVAAGAISMGLGGYLAAKSEADHYMRELKREQEEVIEVPDTEAAEVADILAQYGVEAHEYEPVVAALRRNPEAWVDFMMKFELGLEKPDPQRAVISAMTIAVSYIIGGLVPLSPYMVFEAAEDGVVASVIVTIIALLVFGFAKGHFTGNRPIMSALQTAFIGAIASAAAFLIAKAFRV from the exons ATGGGGGAAGCTGCTGCCTCCTTAGACCCTGAGAAGCAGAGGCTTCTCATCCAACACCATGAGGAGAAGCACTTCATGTCCAGCGAAGTCGTCCGCGACATTATCATCGGTGTCTCCGATGGCCTCACCGTGCCCTTTGCCCTCGCGGCGGGGCTGTCCGGTGCTAATGTTACCTCCAGCATCATCCTCATTGCTGGCATTGCTGAAGTTGCTGCCGGAGCCATCTCCATGGGACTCGGCGG ATACCTTGCAGCTAAAAGTGAAGCGGATCATTACATGAGAGAACTGAAGAGGGAACAAGAAGAGGTGATTGAGGTTCCAGACACAG aGGCAGCTGAAGTAGCAGATATCTTGGCACAATATGGGGTTGAAGCCCATGAATATGAGCCAGTGGTTGCAGCTCTTAGAAGGAACCCTGAAGCATGGGTTGATTTCATGATGAA ATTTGAACTGGGTTTGGAAAAGCCAGACCCACAGAGGGCTGTAATTAGCGCAATGACAATAGCGGTGTCGTACATAATAGGAGGGTTGGTGCCGTTGTCGCCATACATGGTGTTCGAGGCAGCTGAAGATGGTGTGGTTGCCTCTGTGATAGTAACCATAATAGCACTGCTAGTGTTCGGGTTTGCAAAGGGGCATTTCACTGGCAATCGTCCCATAATGAGTGCCTTACAAACAGCGTTTATTGGAGCCATTGCATCCGCCGCTGCTTTCCTTATTGCAAAGGCGTTTCGTGTCTAG